The following proteins come from a genomic window of Paenibacillus spongiae:
- a CDS encoding VOC family protein: MKIIVTSIFVQDQDKALEFYTEKLGFVKKHDVPVGKFRWITLVSPDEQDGTELLLEPNDHPAAKEYQKKISADGIPATMFGVADINKEYKRLLENGVKFTMGPTKMGELTIAVFDDTCGNLIQIIQK, translated from the coding sequence ATGAAAATTATTGTTACCAGTATATTCGTTCAAGATCAAGACAAGGCATTGGAGTTTTATACAGAAAAGCTGGGCTTTGTAAAAAAGCATGACGTTCCAGTCGGAAAATTTAGGTGGATAACGCTTGTTTCTCCTGATGAACAAGACGGTACCGAGCTTTTACTCGAACCGAATGACCACCCTGCAGCCAAAGAGTATCAAAAGAAGATATCTGCCGATGGCATTCCAGCAACAATGTTTGGCGTTGCAGATATTAATAAAGAGTACAAACGACTATTGGAAAACGGCGTGAAGTTTACTATGGGGCCGACAAAAATGGGTGAACTCACAATAGCTGTCTTCGACGATACATGCGGCAACCTTATTCAGATTATACAGAAGTGA
- a CDS encoding ArsR/SmtB family transcription factor gives MNGDKDAIFKALGDSTRRLILDELSERNEMTLYELTVRLIMKHDLSISRQAIAKHIAALENAGLVKSEKKGKFRVVIFNNEPLKNLLKGWIE, from the coding sequence ATGAATGGGGACAAAGACGCTATATTTAAAGCACTTGGCGACTCGACTCGGCGGCTTATTTTAGACGAACTATCCGAACGCAACGAGATGACGTTGTATGAACTTACGGTACGTCTCATTATGAAGCACGACCTTTCCATTTCGCGACAGGCGATTGCTAAACATATTGCTGCTTTGGAGAATGCAGGGCTCGTAAAATCAGAAAAAAAGGGAAAATTTCGAGTGGTTATATTCAACAACGAACCACTTAAAAATTTGCTGAAAGGATGGATAGAGTAA